The genomic DNA ATGATGAAAGAGTCCTTATCTGAATCCATAGAGTTTGGACAGGCAGAAGGTTATTCGAAGGACTGGAACATTGAAGATAAAAAACTGAAAATTACTATAAAAAGAATTTAAATAATAGAGAGATATATAGTGAATGTAATGGCTCAATTTTTAAATAAATATATATTTACGCTTTTTATGCTGGTACTATTAGTAGTAGTGTTCGTATTCTTAATGTTATTTGCCACGATTGCATATCTTGTACTTCCATTCGTGATGCTTTTGACATTGCATTACTTAAAGCTCTGGAAAACAAAACCCAGACTGATAATAGGATCAATAGCGCTGGTAATCGGAATTTTTTTGATGATGGCAGTGCTTACACCCATCATAACCTCTGAATCTATGAGCTCTTTATCCAAGCCCACTTACAGCACAAACTCTCCTCAGAATGTGACAAGCATCACAGTTAGTCCATATATTTCTACATCTGCCTCAACATATACAGTCACATACATCTCAAAACTGAGCACAAACACAACATTTAATGTATCTACATTATCCAGCCTGGATTCATCGCCGGTACATCTGTACAATGTAACGGTTCCATACAGTAACTATTCGAATAAAAACTATACATTCTCGCTTGTTTTAACGAACCTTACAACCTATCAAAACAAATATTTGATAGAGATAAATGTGACGCAGAACAAAAGTTATACATTGTTGCTAGGTCCTATATTAATTTCCAAAAGCAGTTTTCAGAACATGGTCAATGATGTAAACTTTAACTATTATGTTGAGCCCTTATCTGTTTACATGTTTATATTCGCAGAGGTGCTCTATGTTCTGTTGGTGTTTGGAGCTATTTTGACAAGAAGAGGTAGACTGGGAATAGGAAGATCAAGAACTCCGCCACAATGATAAAATAATATGACAAATTTAAAGGAAATAAGAAAGTTTATATATAAACTGCTTATTTTCCTTACCTGAATTAGGTGTTTAATCATGGCAGTATGGCAAGGTAGACCTGTCAGGAAAATGACGGGTGGAAGATATCGAGATTATAGAAAACGAAAAAAATACGAGGCAGGAAGCGTGCCAATACATACAAAAATTGGCAATATTAAGACCAAAGCGGTCAGAACTAGAGGCGGTAATGCAAAAATAAAAGTGCTGGTATCTGACACTATGGTGGTTTACGATCCAAAAACTAAAACTTCTAAAAAAGCCAAGATCATCACAGTTAAAGAAAATAATGCAAATCCACACTTTGTGCACAGAAATATAATGACTAAAGGTGCAGTAGTGCAGACTGAGATAGGCTTGGCTAAAATTACGTCCAGACCAGGACAACATGGCTTTATCAACGGCATTTTAGTACAATAAACTTTTTTGGATATGAGAACTGTTATTGTATACCCGGCTTACTTTTTTGCAGAGTATACTAGAAATATGGGGAGAAGAGTTCCAAAACATCTAGCATTCAATGCAGATTTGAGTAGAATAGAAAGCGCATTGAAAGCTATGAATATAAAATACGAAGTGGTTCAAAAAAGATATAGTAGGGATCCTTTTAAATTTGAAAATAGGATCGAAGTGTTAACTGAACTACCCAAGAACAAGCTTCTTTATGAAATTGCCAGAAAAGTGAGAGAGCCTCAGATCAAAGCATGAATTATGACAATAAGAAAAACTAAAGCAAGATAGGGACTTGTGATCTTGAACAAAATATATGCTGTTTTTTCAGAAGCCCTGAAAAAAAGTGACAGACTATAGATCAGTAATATCAGGTTTATTATAATTAAAACTGCCATTATTACAAAATTCAGGGATAATTCAAAATAGACAGCTACTGAGACCAAAAATAATAATATAGAGAAAATACCTATTGTTCTTATAGTATAACTTACCGATTTTGCGACTGGCAACATAGGTATGTTTGCATTTTTGTAATCTTTAACATATTTGATTGAAAGGCTCCATATGTGTATAGGAGTCCATAACACTATTAGCAAAAATAACAAGAATGGATAGATACTGAATAGCTGATTTGTAACAGTGGCCCAAACAACAAACACAGGAGCACCGCCTGCAAAAGATCCTATTATAATATTCCAAGCAGTCTTCCGTTTTGTATAGTAATTATAAAATATAGGATCGAACAACACTCCAATGATAATCCAAATTACTGCATATATAGAGAATGGGATCAGTATAATAATAGAAAGTATCACTAAAACAATGCCCAGATAAACAGCTTTAATAGGCGGCGTGATTCTGCCAGTTGGT from Thermoplasmata archaeon includes the following:
- a CDS encoding signal recognition particle subunit SRP19/SEC65 family protein, with translation MRTVIVYPAYFFAEYTRNMGRRVPKHLAFNADLSRIESALKAMNIKYEVVQKRYSRDPFKFENRIEVLTELPKNKLLYEIARKVREPQIKA
- a CDS encoding 30S ribosomal protein S8e, which codes for MAVWQGRPVRKMTGGRYRDYRKRKKYEAGSVPIHTKIGNIKTKAVRTRGGNAKIKVLVSDTMVVYDPKTKTSKKAKIITVKENNANPHFVHRNIMTKGAVVQTEIGLAKITSRPGQHGFINGILVQ
- the cyoE gene encoding heme o synthase; its protein translation is MNIKSIAAYVELTKPKVTALLTLGGIAGGFLAYSHSAWIRIVIGTIAVIIASSGINCITNYIDRDIDAVMERTKNRPLPTGRITPPIKAVYLGIVLVILSIIILIPFSIYAVIWIIIGVLFDPIFYNYYTKRKTAWNIIIGSFAGGAPVFVVWATVTNQLFSIYPFLLFLLIVLWTPIHIWSLSIKYVKDYKNANIPMLPVAKSVSYTIRTIGIFSILLFLVSVAVYFELSLNFVIMAVLIIINLILLIYSLSLFFRASEKTAYILFKITSPYLALVFLIVIIHALI